In the Candidatus Nitrosotalea sinensis genome, one interval contains:
- a CDS encoding Ppx/GppA phosphatase family protein has product MKISVIDLGFNSAKLVIYDVQDDDSFDVYQQEGIKVRLGEGLDDKGKLAKKPMSRAIDTLKVFRDIIQLNPIKSVLPIATSAVREASNKNEFLTQVLKETGFNFKILSEREEALYSYVGAIKALQIPDVLFFDIGGGSLEIVHAEQFKIKKVISLPLGSLRLTRKFDDKKGKLTNKNLESLQRYVLNLLPSKRDLNLSDDTKLVGVGGTLRALARYEQKLSGYPLDKTHNYKIGRKSLDFTINRLAKMTSGDISKISVIGASRAETIVAGSYVIRTLMEKYDLSNLYVSNHGLREGALSIFLEDPKTYHNGNPTAEQIRSTIGIIEPRKANPEKENFLYSLSSIKLLSKRERKIFDYAEKILLSKHSFSNPQSIFYFVMDEDLPLDHDDHLILGLALVHTRHPKTSDWLFTRYKTILSQQDKISIKKISILVTLRKILERTKSKVELRLHGTRIVELIVNPSRSNHNFLLKDALRKFENAFDVKVILSIRPYQGSSQNSILEL; this is encoded by the coding sequence CTGAAAATATCTGTAATAGATCTGGGATTCAACTCTGCCAAACTAGTAATTTACGATGTACAAGATGATGACTCGTTTGATGTTTATCAACAAGAAGGAATTAAGGTAAGACTTGGAGAGGGACTTGATGACAAGGGAAAATTGGCAAAAAAGCCCATGTCTAGGGCGATTGATACCCTGAAAGTCTTTAGAGATATTATCCAGCTAAACCCGATCAAGTCTGTACTACCAATTGCAACTAGTGCAGTCAGAGAAGCAAGCAACAAAAATGAATTCCTAACTCAGGTCTTAAAAGAAACTGGTTTTAATTTCAAAATTCTATCTGAAAGAGAAGAAGCACTTTATTCATATGTTGGTGCAATAAAGGCACTTCAAATTCCTGATGTATTGTTTTTTGATATTGGAGGGGGAAGTTTAGAGATTGTACACGCAGAACAATTCAAGATAAAAAAAGTGATCTCCTTGCCTCTTGGTTCTCTGAGATTAACACGTAAATTTGATGATAAAAAAGGTAAACTAACTAACAAGAATCTCGAAAGTCTGCAACGATATGTATTGAATTTGCTCCCAAGTAAAAGAGATCTTAATCTTAGTGATGATACAAAACTTGTAGGAGTAGGAGGCACATTACGTGCATTGGCAAGATATGAACAAAAGCTCTCGGGATACCCTCTTGATAAAACACACAATTACAAAATAGGGAGAAAATCCCTTGATTTTACAATTAACAGGCTTGCAAAGATGACATCTGGAGATATCTCAAAGATTTCAGTTATTGGTGCAAGCAGAGCTGAGACTATTGTGGCAGGTTCATACGTGATAAGAACACTAATGGAAAAATATGATCTCTCGAATTTGTATGTGAGCAATCACGGACTCAGAGAAGGAGCACTTTCAATATTTTTAGAAGATCCAAAGACGTATCATAATGGTAATCCAACTGCTGAACAAATAAGATCTACAATAGGGATAATAGAACCGCGTAAAGCAAATCCTGAAAAAGAAAACTTCCTTTACAGTCTGTCCTCGATAAAACTATTATCTAAACGAGAGAGGAAAATATTTGATTATGCAGAAAAAATATTATTGTCAAAACATTCGTTTAGCAATCCTCAAAGTATTTTCTATTTTGTTATGGATGAAGATCTACCTCTTGATCATGATGATCATCTAATATTGGGTTTGGCACTAGTACATACAAGACATCCTAAAACATCAGACTGGTTATTTACTAGATATAAAACAATCCTGTCTCAGCAGGACAAAATTTCAATAAAAAAAATCTCTATACTTGTTACATTGAGAAAAATTCTTGAAAGAACAAAATCCAAAGTGGAATTACGGCTGCACGGAACAAGAATAGTTGAACTCATAGTTAATCCCTCAAGATCCAATCACAACTTTTTACTAAAAGATGCCTTACGAAAATTTGAGAATGCATTTGACGTAAAAGTAATTTTATCAATACGCCCTTATCAGGGAAGCTCTCAGAATTCTATTCTAGAACTATAG
- the sixA gene encoding phosphohistidine phosphatase SixA, giving the protein MDLLILRHGEAGRSSQLPGDSKRSLTSEGRQEVTDLSNGLNSLKIKLDRVFTSPLLRAKQTADVVAKSLKYQGEIKELDCLKPEGSRLELYLILSKLKQDSTILVVGHEPYLSEMISEAISQSECRINLKKAGLAKIKVTATLPKIKGELRWLLTPKHLKKFA; this is encoded by the coding sequence ATGGACCTGTTAATATTGAGACATGGAGAAGCAGGACGCTCATCTCAATTGCCTGGGGATTCAAAGAGATCTCTTACATCTGAAGGAAGACAAGAAGTCACTGATTTATCAAATGGGCTAAATTCTTTGAAGATAAAACTAGATAGAGTTTTTACAAGTCCTCTTTTACGTGCAAAACAAACAGCCGATGTTGTAGCAAAATCTCTCAAATACCAAGGAGAGATAAAAGAACTTGATTGCTTAAAACCAGAAGGTAGTAGATTAGAACTTTACTTGATACTGTCAAAACTAAAACAAGATTCTACAATACTTGTTGTAGGTCATGAACCATATCTGAGTGAGATGATAAGCGAAGCAATATCTCAATCTGAGTGTAGAATCAATCTCAAAAAGGCTGGCTTGGCAAAGATCAAAGTAACCGCCACACTTCCTAAAATCAAGGGAGAATTGAGATGGTTACTTACTCCAAAACATTTAAAAAAATTTGCATAG